The Heterodontus francisci isolate sHetFra1 chromosome 33, sHetFra1.hap1, whole genome shotgun sequence genome has a segment encoding these proteins:
- the LOC137348232 gene encoding homeobox protein Hox-B1-like: protein MDNTRMNSFLEYAICNRGTSAYSSKGYHHSEQGITAFAPCAGNVDNCNGDGRFLVGGSAHNALQHQHQPATYSHHSSLGNPYASSGPNNYTTQTCNPGYNHHYFFNQESDGAYFQTSGCTGNIASTVNPLSDAYCGVSGPGQYQHSYGQEQQGLAYGIYANLSPSQEGEKEPSCTSDSSSSGQTFDWMKVKRNPPKTARIADYGLGGQTNTIRTNFTTKQLTELEKEFHFNKYLTRARRVEIAATLELNETQVKIWFQNRRMKQKKREKEGFAPHFSANAAKETGDGSDKSTTTSPSTSPRSSTSENIHTS, encoded by the exons ATGGACAATACCAGGATGAACTCCTTCTTAGAGTACGCAATTTGTAATCGTGGGACGAGCGCCTACTCATCCAAGGGTTACCACCATTCAGAACAAGGGATAACAGCTTTCGCTCCTTGTGCAGGTAACGTTGACAATTGCAATGGTGATGGACGATTCTTAGTAGGAGGAAGCGCACACAATGCACTCCAGCATCAGCACCAGCCAGCCACTTATTCGCATCATTCCAGTCTGGGGAACCCATACGCCAGTTCAGGCCCCAACAACTACACGACCCAAACTTGCAACCCGGGTTACAATCACCATTACTTTTTCAATCAAGAATCGGATGGGGCGTACTTTCAAACCTCGGGGTGCACTGGCAATATAGCATCTACTGTAAATCCGCTTTCAGACGCTTATTGTGGTGTCTCAGGGCCGGGTCAGTATCAGCATTCCTACGGCCAAGAGCAACAGGGTTTGGCGTATGGGATTTATGCTAATCTGTCTCCATCTCAAGAAGGGGAAAAGGAACCTTCCTGCACCTCTGATTCATCCTCTTCGGGCCAGACGTTTGACTGGATGAAAGTGAAAAGAAACCCTCCGAAAACAG CCAGAATTGCTGATTACGGGTTAGGTGGCCAGACAAACACAATACGTACCAATTTCACCACCAAACAATTAACAGAGCTGGAGAAGGAGTTCCACTTTAACAAGTACCTAACCCGCGCCAGGAGAGTGGAGATAGCGGCCACGCTCGAGCTGAACGAAACCCAAGTAAAAATCTGGTTCCAGAACCGCAGGATGAAACAGAAGAAGCGGGAAAAAGAAGGATTCGCTCCCCACTTCTCTGCTAACGCTGCAAAGGAAACCGGGGACGGATCCGACAAGTCGACAACTACCTCTCCATCCACATCGCCTAGATCATCGACATCAGAGAACATACACACCTCTTAA